In the genome of Labeo rohita strain BAU-BD-2019 chromosome 2, IGBB_LRoh.1.0, whole genome shotgun sequence, the window GCAAATCTgacattttaaccatttttgaAATACTCATCTGAATTTAAGCAGAGGATGACTTTCTCACTgacctttgtttttgtttttaactttttcaagCTCTCCCTTCATATCGTCCTTTTGCTGTTTTAATGCAGAAATGGATTCATCCTTCTCCTTCAGGTCCTGATCCTTTTTAGCAAGCTTTTCTTCCTGTTTTTGTACTTTCTCTTGTAAATCTGATAACAAAAATGCAgttagtaatttaaaataaaaaaatggtcaAACTGATTATACTTTGGTAAATTGGGTCAAATTTAAAGCACTATTGTTGGTTTGTTTCTCACATGTTGATCATTgcttttttcatatatttatcaaaaccAACACATTTAATCATTTCAACAATCTTAAAGAtcctgaccctggaccacaaaaccataagtgtaaatgtttttgaaactgagatttatacattatctaaaagctgaataaataagatttatggtttgttaggataggacaatatttggttgagatacaactatttgaaaatctgtaatctgaggatgcacaaaataaaaaattaaatcatcgCCTAAAGTTGTCCaactgaagttcttagcaatacatattactaatcaaaaattaagttttgatatatttacggtagtgaatttacaaaatatcatcatgaaacatgatctttccgtaatatcctaatgatttttggcataaaagaaaaaactattttgacccatacaatgtatttctggctatttctacaaatatacctttgctacttaagactggttttggggtccaggatcacatatagcATTGGAAAAGTGAATCTGATAATAAATGAAGCACATGTCTTTGGTGTTTTGACAGTGTGGTCATACCagcaatttgtttgtttgcaccCTGCAGTGCAATTAACTTCTcctctgtgattttttttatgtcatcATTCAGTTTGTTTAGCTCTTTGACTGAAACAAAAGACACAAAACTGAAATGCTTGGAATATCTAGTCATGCAAAGGTGAAAATGCAATATGGATTCAAGCATAAAtggtttttttattcattttgcaaTATTGTTGTCTTTATTCCTAAATAGATTTTCTTACTCAAATTagcattttcagcatttgtATTTTGTAGCTGATTTTCAGTGTTAGCAAGCTGCTGGTCCtttgatttaatttgtttgtctagcgctgaaaaaaaaagacaggatAATATTTGATCACACAAAGttatgttcatgtttaatatGCCTCATAGCATCttgcttaataaataaataaattacagccATGCATTTCCTCTGAAACTTACATGCAATCTTATCGTCTGATTCTTGTCGTAgttctttcattttttgtttgctttcctTAAGCTCCTTTTCTAGTTCTTTTATCTTTTTGTCTGTTCATGAAAAAAAGAGTATGTCTTAGTAACAGCATATTGTGTTAGAATGCACAATAGAATTTACATATCTGGTAGGAAATATGCACAGTTACCTATTCCTTTGCTGAAATTAttatagttcaccccaaaaattgcatcataaataatgacagaattttcatttttgtcttaactatttctttaaagggatatttttgtatattccCCAAACTATGGAAATAAATGGagaccagcaactgtttggtcaccggtattcttcaaaatatctgcttttttttgtgttcaacaaaaagaaagaaactcatataggtttagaacaacttgagggtgagtaagtgatgacaaaaaatgaaaatttgtgggtgaactgtccctttaagtgagGGGTAAAATCATTTCCAAAAATGTATTCTTTGGTGCCCTTTCACATTTACTTACTCAGGTTCTCGGACAGGTCGCAGGTAGCCTGCAAGAGCGaaatctctttttcttttttgtttatttgttcctTGAGACCTaaccaacaacaaaaataaagtctttaGTAGTCTCTATTTCCACTTTTACtcaaactagggctgtcaaatgattaatcgcgattgttatgtgcaaaatatttttttggaggatatcagcataaatcagcataaatccttatcatttgtttgtgcaaatacattaaagtaacttcacattatcattgaagaccagcaataataattttcattttgattacataataatagcaatatatacatgtcaaagtcagacatgcccctttgccagctgtgatgcctggttactggtttaaacttggcccaggtttttaaaagatttttgggtcaacacaccttaatagctgctaatggtggatattttgatgagtcaaaaaatttgttttttctatgtataaactgtttatgtaataaaatatgtttttcgtAGTTTCTGTTGTCctttatcagtgcaaaattatcacaaattaaaaaggattcatgccaatattgtccaaaaccccacttttctaggccgtttccaaacttttggaggggagtgtatataaattaaatgatataaaaattataataaatacatatacttgtaaatatttcttaaatatatgcatgaatgtgtttgtatgtatatatactttacacacagtacacacacatatattaggcaaactcaaacttttattttgtatgcgattaatcgggattaatcatttgacagccttAACTCAAACAAATAATTGACTTACCATTGATTTCCTTTGTATATTTCGTTTCAAGTTTTTCTTGTGCTTCTTTTAGTTTGGACATTGATTCCTTTATAGACATTATTTTCAAGgctgtaaaaatgtataagaaaaacatttacattaacaCATTTGTCAGACACGTTTAACGACTTTCAAAGATGGCAAAACATGAAAATCTGtgttgaaaatatgaaaatatgtttaagtgctataatcgggtccctGGTGcttctaccaacccagaaaatgtggaaccagtaacttttttttgataagcCACctgacacctgagacttatattacatactGATTGTAAAAAGGgtcataataggtctcctttaatattttatcattttaagtgTTCGCAaagaatcaaacccatgaccttggtgttgctagCACCATGCTCTACTGGTTGAACTCACCCAGTCCAAGCCCTGCGTCTCCAGAGTTTTGCAACTCACCCAGCAAACCATTTAATTTAGCTTCCTGTTCTGAATGAAGAGAAAAACGTCACTTTTTTAAGATAAGAAATTACCATTATTAAGAGAGTACATCAATGGATTTGTTTAAACTTACTGCGAATcctttctgaattctgttcagtTGGATTTTCTTGGAGCTTCCCTATGTCACTTAGTAACTCAAGTACATCCAGAGCTGTAACAAAGCATTGTGTAAGTGTACAATTGTCTCTCTTCAGATGAGATGAAAATTGGtaaaatgtgaccttggaccacaaaaccattcagaagttgcataagtatatttgtagcaatagccaacaatacattgtatgggtcaaaaattttatgccaaaaaatcattaggatattaagtaaagatcatgtttcatgaagatattttgtacatttcctaccataataTATCATAACCTAATTTttgcttagtaatatgcatcattaagaactttatttggacaactttgaaggcgattttctcaatatttcgattttttgcaccctcaaattccagattttaaaatagttgtatcacagccaaatattgtcctattctaacaaaccatcaatggaaagcttatttattcagcttctgGATGATGTctaatctcagtttcaaaaaactgatcCATATGACTGCTTTTATGGTCCAggccagggtcacaaatggggTTAGACTCACTTTTGGCTGCTATGGACCCCTGAGCTTGCAACTTCTGCTTTGCCTCCGCCAAttccattttcttttcttccagTTCTCCCTGCAGTTCTAAGACGCAAATAACCATATATTGAGTAAAAGATACAAAAGCatctttttaatttgtaatatttcacaataagtttttactgtatatttggtgagcataagagactttaaaaacattaaaactgtaGGTGTATGTGCACTGGTTGAATCTGCTTGTGATATCAGAATTAATGGACATACCTGGGAATCCTTGTGCAATTTGCTTATCCAGGTACTGAATTTCAtcaattagatttttaatgtaaaaagctgaaaacaacaacaacaacaaaaacataggACAGAGAGAATTATGTGACAGTAGATAAGGGTGTAGTAGACAGACTTTAGGGTTGCCACAAGatgatgtttttctgttttattgtgtattcatggcattcattataatattttacatttaacttTATCATTAATTATCACACAGTTTAATTATAAACATTCACTCACCCTTCTGaagaatttcatttttcagcctAGAAATTGTATTGTTATATTCAGCCTGCATTTCTGTAACACACAGCCACCAAGTATCCTGTTTACACAACTGTCCAaatcatatttacaaaatgtctttttacagCAGATAGAAAGGTGAGATACCGTTATATTTTTTCTCGAGTTCAGGGCATTTAGCAGTATTCTTACAATTTGCTTTTAGCTCTAGAGAGGGACAAAATAGGGAAgatcaggaaatgttttttaaacaatgacTTAAAATTGTTATAGACTGCAATAACATGATGTTTTACCTTCATTCTCAGCACGAATTTCGGCATTTTCCTCCTCTTTCAATGCTAGGCTCTTTTCAAGATCTAAAAAGAACAGCAGCAAGTTGTGCTCTTGAATTAATGGAGAGCTCCAATGTTGATGCGCTTTACTGTTAAACGAGTGAAGGAGATTGTAACTGGTGAATGGATTGAATGAAACTCACCAGCTATTCTGAAATTTAATTGTGATTCTTTTTCTTGCACTTGTTGTTTCAAGGTTCTCACTTCGTCTAAGAGATTGTTGATCTTTGTAGCTAAGGTTAAAAAGACATCAGGACATCAGGTTACATTATAGAGCAATGAACTGGACATTGGCAGACAAATCcacaaatgcatgttttttcatcCAGTCCTGATCATTTATTGCTTTGATGAATTTGGTGAATCTCTTCAGTAACTTACTTTGTTGTGATAGGATGCCATTCTTCTCTTTTAGTGATTTATTTGCATCATCCAATGCCTCGACACtctgttttagatttttttgcagatCTGTGAAAGAGAGAACAATTCAGTGAAATTAATTTGTTtcaatcaaagaaaaaaaacaatcattaaaATCAATTCATGGATTGCTGTTGAACAAATGAGGTATACCCTTAATAGTCTGCTCTGCACTGTTTTGAGCTGTTTCTTTTTGGATTTCCAACGCCGAAATGTCTTTCTTCAAAGCAGCAATATCTTGCTCTGTAAATCAAGCATTTCAATGACAGCTAAGATTGCCAATTCAGTTATTGTTTGAGCTTTGAAAACAAAAGGTTCACTTACTTAGCTGACTGATGTTATCGGTCGCAGCAGTCaactctttgtttttttcattcagcTTACGGTTTTTGGCATCCAGTTCCTTTTGGATCTCTGTCAGGAGTCAGTGTAAATATAGCAATGATCCAACCAGATTTACAATCTCTCCATTTGTGACAATTCATGTATTTATAGTGTAAATGTTACACCATTATTTAAAGCTCTTTTAAAGTACTTAAAAGTATCATTGCCAACCAGCTTTCTCGATCTCAGCCTGTTTAGTCACAGTTTTCAGCATTTCCCTTATCCAGGTTACACCAGACTGGAGAGCAATGATTTTCAGCACTGAGACAGACGAAAATAAAGCAATATTGATTGTTCTGCCTCAAAAATCTGAACAAATGATGAATTTGGTACATAGATGAACGGATTTGAGCTAGTGTAATACTCAAAAGGCATTTGAAAGTGTAACTATTAATCTATCTATAGATATGTGTGAATGTAACTGCATAATAACATCAGCCTTAGTTCCAAAGAAAGACCATAACTTTCCACTCACTTGGTTTTGAAGCCATTTTATCATCTAAATCGTTAATCAACTTCAGGAGATTCTCCTGCAGCTCTGAAACCAAAACAGAACGTGTGCTGAAACCTTTAAGAAGACATATCATGAacatctgactttttccatgtttaaaagCTATATTTGGGTCCCCACTGCacctaataatttttttgtaactcgTGTGtctttaacataaacttgtgtgtatttgacagtttcagtgcaataagacatgaaagggaacttagtttagtactttCTGTGCATGTGCTTCGGTTGAAAAACGTacatcagaagtttaaactaacatggctttaaaacgcatgatttcagtaCGATAGACataataatcaaaaccaaacagatgttttttggcagagtatctgagacATGCACGGAAACAGCTTGTTTCTGCTTCTGCTCAAAATaggcttttttaaaatgatataatacatattttgagCTGGAACTTCACAGAcgcattctggggacacctgagacttatattacatttaaatgttgcatttatatTCCATTTAATTTACGCTGCACCAACAGATGCATCGCCGACAGCTGACCAAATACGGTACAGTTTGCCAGCGACTGCCGTTGTGGTGTAAATTGGACTTTATTATCAGTTTTTCCCCATTAGAATAACTACTGCATGTGTACTGCATTATATACTCACTGCTGATTTTATCTATGTTGCCTGGATCTTCAGTCTGTAGCTTCCAGATTTCCTCCATCTGCGATATCACTTTAAGAACTGACAAgcagagacaaaaacatgaatgcTTAGGTGTGAGTCAAAAGACATTAACCTTTATGGCAGATACTAATGCAAAGACAACCAGTCACACTTTTTTCAGCGCTAGCATCAGTTTTCTGAAGTTCCTCCTTTTTCAGCTTCAGTTCTTTGAGTTTGTCATCCCGTGTTCGCttcaaatctattaaaaatatacaaaaaagtaaacagttattacatttatatatgaaatCATAAGGATGAAAAGCATTACAATATGCACTGGAAATGGtttaaattgaattataaaaagtacaaaaaagagACATACTGTCATTAGATGGGGATGCTGTAATTTGCTTCGTTAGTTGGTCTATTTCAAAGCCTTGCAAAATAATCTGGAGAGCTGTGGAAAAGAAAATGTTGCcatgtttattaaattaaatgcaagtaGGGcgtgtaaaatatattttgtgtgtctAAAATTTGACTTAACTCACCTCCCTTTGAGGTTTTATCTGTTACCTTATTTATTTGAGTATTTAGTTCAGCTTCTGCATCTGGAAAAgacaatacataaataatgatacactcttaaaaataaaggttcttcactggcatcgatggttccatgaagaaccttgaacatccatggaacctttcaaatgcagaaaaggttctttatagtcgaaaaaggttctttagattttctttaaaatggttcttttaagaactgttcactgagaggttctttggggaaccaaaaatggtttttCTATGGCCTCagtgcaaaaacacccttttggaacttttatttttaagagtgttatTGCAACACAATAATAGTAAGATTAGTAGGATTTCTCCTGTTGCTTTCACATAAACAAAGCTTTCATATGGCCGCTTGCTGTGGGCAAGTAGAGTAAAATGTCTCACTCTTGTACTGATCCATCACATCTTTGCATTGCTCTGCCTGGATAAACAGCTTTTTGCGTAAACCTGGGTGTAGAAGAGATGACAgattaattaacaataaatgtttaatcTGAGATGAAGAACAAGGCTAACATTAACTGCTATGACACACTATACAATGAATATTGTGAATACCATGATTAATTGACTAATACTATGATTAATAGTGTTATTGTACAGAAGAGTCTTTTTTCATCACTTTGGATTAAGCATCCGTGAGCATCCATGTTACATCGATCTTACTTCTGTTGTCACCATCCAGATATAATGCCCTCTCCTGTTCCTTTTCAAGCTCTTTCTGGAGATCTGAGAAGGAATAACCCAAAATCACATGAACATCACAACtaccaaaaaatgatttttttaaaaaagataatactaataaaaaacattcagaTCTTACCATTTATCTTAAATTCGTCTGCTTTCATTTGTCCCTGTGCAGTAATTACTGCCTCCATAAATTCAAACTGGAGTTTAAGAATTCTAGAAACTAAcagtagcaaaaaaaaattcaaaaacagtgacactgaaaacaataACTCACAAGAAATAGGAATCGGGTAtgttcaactgaaagaaacttacTTAGCTCATCTTTGCCCTTCAGTTTGGCAATTTTGTCCATTATTTCTGTTCTTTTCCCATCAAATGCATTTGCCTGTTCTACAAGATACGAAATATTGGCAGGATAAATGAGTGATTCccatatctaaatataaaatactgactTCATATATAATTACTAATCTGATTCCAGTACCATCAATCtgaacaaatgtttgtttaagaGCTGATAATTCAGCATTCAGCTCTAATATTTCCTTCTCATTTGCTGCTATGAGCATATCTGTGAAcgcaaaacaaaatgcaaaggATATGCTACAGTAATCAGGAACCTCTTATTTGTCTGTCTcataaattatgaatttattgtgGTGCGAACTGGAAAACAAACCATACCAATTTTTTGTGTCTTCCCTCTACTCTCTTGTCGTTCCTCTTTCAGATCTGATAGGAGGCCATTTTTGAATTCCAATTTGCTTGTAATTGCTATGAAACATTCAAAATTAGATGAAACAATCATAAACTGCAACTTCACATATTTCTAGCCTGATAAGGATTTTGTAAACATCAACACTGAACACTCACCATCCATCTGTGCTTGCATCTTAAATTTACCAGAGATACGTGTCATTAGTTCAATTGCTTCAATTTGCAATTTAACAATCTgcagcactaaaaaaaaatccaccttTCAGAACTTCATTCACAATCACTGAAAAGCATTTCTGATCCAAAAGGCTCCACTGCTTTAAAACTCACCCTGTTTTGCAACATCGCCTTGTTCCCCTTGTTTGAGCTTGTCTTCCATGTACTTCTTTAAGTCTGTAGAGTAGATATTATAAATAAGCATGTGAAGTTACAAGGATGGCATTTCAGTCACTTTTTGGTTATGTATTCACTGTTGATGATACAGTTGGACTTTAGATGATATCAATCAAAAGAGACCTGTTTTGGTTATACACACCATTAAGAGGTGTCGATGTTGCCTTATCGCTTTTCAACAtctctttgtttatctttgaaactagatgaagaaaaatgaacaaacaattatTTCAATTTCCCTTGGTTAGGAATTGAGCAAGGGCTCAAAGTGCAGTGTCAGTGTGGTATTGCTCCATGCACAGGGGTGTATCGCGGTACCTGCCCCGTCGAAAATTTCAACACTTCCCGAAAAGTCTTTCTTCATCTCTGCTAAGTCTTTCTCAGCTTCCTTTCGACGCTTGTCCAGTCCTGTtgatttttatagaaaaatgGTGTGAGTATACATGGAATATTGAGATAATGTTgaagttaataataaaagtaatattgttgCAACACACTTTCAATCTTTGTGGCATTTCTCTCAGTGTTTATTATTGCTTCCAGCTCCTGCAGGTCGACGACTTTCTGGAGAATGTTTAAGACTAAATAGGTAGAAGACAAGGGTAAAAAGTGTCAGCTATTGTCTTTTTGCTAGTCTTTAATAAAATGCCATAGAAAAGGTGATAAATCTAAATTTCCCAGAATTCTATCATTATTTATGTTCACCAGAatcattattttccacataccATCTTTGGCTGGACTCTGGATGGCACTAACTTGTTTGAAAAGCCCATCCAGCTGGTTTTTAAGACCTGCAAAAATATCCACCagtataaaaagttttttttattaatatgagTGGTTTATATATACTTAGatttgtgttatgaagatgGGTTGACTCACCATCAATATTGTCCTTTGCTACTTTATAAGAATCCCTACATTTAACCTTCATCTCATCAAGGTCTTTCTGGAGGCCTGAAGAAGTATAAATGATCTGATCATTGTGCCTgagatttttattaaataaaaatattcataagaccaatactttttttaaaaatgtattttggcgttttatgcctttatttagataggacaCTGTAGGtatgacaggaagcaaagtgggacagagagagaaaggggtTGGATCGGGAAAGATCCACgagctgggattcgaactcagAACGCAATGGTGCTGTATGTTGGCACTCTAAAAATTAGGGTGTTGGCTCTGACAgaacaatacttttttaatactttttttacttttttaataagttGTACAATGTTTTACAAAGATGTAAACCCCAAGCTATGGTAGAACGGGTTGAAGTTGAAACCCCACATTTTCATATCAGAATCTAATCTATAAATTGTTAAACTGTGTTTAATATCTCAATGAAATGGttctaaataaaacagatttaagaaaaacataattCACATACCTGAACAGTCCTTAGAAGATAACAgaaagataataaaaaatgttaaaaatcacattacGTATATTAAAAGTGCatgcaaaatgaaaatgcagCGTTAAAACACACCTCTATGGCTCTTCTTTCTCTTGTGAAATCCCAGAAAGcctaaaatgtgtgaaaaagtTCACTTTAGAAATTGTTCACACTGAGTTTCTGCAGTGTGAAAGACATTACgttataaatatagaaataataatgataataatagaaTTATTTAGCATAATTTATCAAAGCTGCACAGTTTTGTTTTAGAAACACAAGTTAAACTTCTCACGTAAACTACTATTTAAAAGTCAAGTAAtggttttgaaagaaatttatatttttgcttagcaaggatgcattaataaATTGATCTattaataagatatttaaacactacaagatttctatttcaaattaatactgtttttttttttataaattaaagatAACTGAAGAAAagtatcactgtttccacaaaacaaaaaaatactaagcagGAAGTGctgacattgataataataagaaatgtttcttgagcatcaaatcagcatattagaatgatttctaattGATCGCATGACACTGAAAACCCAAGTAAtcgttgctgaaaattcaatgctgtcatcataggaataaattacattttaaaacacaaaaacagttatcttaaattgtaataatatttcaaagtattacttttactgtatttttaatcaaataaaaacagccttggtaagaataaaagactataaaaagtacagttttttaaatcataGTATGACTACAAGAAGtcatatctttaaaaaaaaaaacatgttggaAGCCTACTGCAGCGTACATGAAATGTACATGAAACCTACCAAAACTTGAGCATCTTTTTCATCACTCCTAGCTGAGGCTGCATCCACAGGGACTAAATCACAATCAGAATATCATGTTATACAATCATTCCTTTTCTCCTCAaggagacagacagaacaatcaAAGCAATGCTGCTCTTACCACATTCAGTCTGTGTCAGCAGGTAAACTGATGCAAAGAAAGAGCAAATCAGGAGATTCTCTTTCCGCCCCattactgtgtgtgtgaaagcaaTCTC includes:
- the si:ch211-14a17.10 gene encoding myosin-11, translating into MKVKCRDSYKVAKDNIDGLKNQLDGLFKQVSAIQSPAKDVLNILQKVVDLQELEAIINTERNATKIERLDKRRKEAEKDLAEMKKDFSGSVEIFDGAVSKINKEMLKSDKATSTPLNDLKKYMEDKLKQGEQGDVAKQVLQIVKLQIEAIELMTRISGKFKMQAQMDAITSKLEFKNGLLSDLKEERQESRGKTQKIDMLIAANEKEILELNAELSALKQTFVQIDEQANAFDGKRTEIMDKIAKLKGKDELISRILKLQFEFMEAVITAQGQMKADEFKINDLQKELEKEQERALYLDGDNRSLRKKLFIQAEQCKDVMDQYKNAEAELNTQINKVTDKTSKGALQIILQGFEIDQLTKQITASPSNDNLKRTRDDKLKELKLKKEELQKTDASAEKILKVISQMEEIWKLQTEDPGNIDKISKLQENLLKLINDLDDKMASKPMLKIIALQSGVTWIREMLKTVTKQAEIEKAEIQKELDAKNRKLNEKNKELTAATDNISQLKQDIAALKKDISALEIQKETAQNSAEQTIKDLQKNLKQSVEALDDANKSLKEKNGILSQQTTKINNLLDEVRTLKQQVQEKESQLNFRIADLEKSLALKEEENAEIRAENEELKANCKNTAKCPELEKKYNEMQAEYNNTISRLKNEILQKAFYIKNLIDEIQYLDKQIAQGFPELQGELEEKKMELAEAKQKLQAQGSIAAKTLDVLELLSDIGKLQENPTEQNSERIRKQEAKLNGLLGELQNSGDAGLGLALKIMSIKESMSKLKEAQEKLETKYTKEINGLKEQINKKEKEISLLQATCDLSENLNKKIKELEKELKESKQKMKELRQESDDKIASLDKQIKSKDQQLANTENQLQNTNAENANLIKELNKLNDDIKKITEEKLIALQGANKQIADLQEKVQKQEEKLAKKDQDLKEKDESISALKQQKDDMKGELEKVKNKNKDLERELKTKDQQLADTEAKLNETNDENKALIQKQKKMEKDLQKVTEEKKELQKDITDLENTLETKKQELHKTDQKLKEKEKEVATLQKENADKKSELKEKEDKLQDVITEKKKLQENLDEAKQKLKELEKNITETNERPTSEWPTFDAKTAHRRLILSQNEREARTSLLPQSVPDNPERYDTAIAALGKIGYDSEKHYWEIGVTGRNCYVVGAAKASAQRKGILKYGPAAGYWVIQKSRGSKLFAIADSQLQLNTDAPSIIGVQLDFKNNQVTFYNAERRFKIYSFDGNQLQGKIYPYVESCSGNDEPPFILRQPQSTDWLKQ